A genomic window from Leptolyngbya sp. BL0902 includes:
- a CDS encoding SpoIID/LytB domain-containing protein, with amino-acid sequence MKRFWMTGRFQPHQPTLRQWPLKSVRSLPIKIPNLGAFQIPAWRAVQASRRLQILGGLALAGLVITPLSLASVHRRGAPSAPAMVQSSLWEATGLVRQSVVDLHRIQRLAMQAGMATPNLDAPDAASTVEEDAALASAPSAPAAPSAPQTSTVVSAASSRTVPQPPPAPSPAINVAFDPAKTIDTNLEMRVAVARNVSSLEVATSTDGYLMDLNGQGFCNLPAQRSVVIRPQGGGLGYGGCQLTGTIWLEPGEGGYVYVGNAWFKGRVLLMASGSTLTAVNFVLMHDYLSSVVGSEMYVTWPLEALKAQAVAARSYALVHHVRHANRAYDLDNTQRYQAYLGIAKETNTTQAAVAATSGEFISHNGGIVESLYAASDAIVQSAHRGRGMSQRGAMELARQGFRYTEILSNYYPNTSLSRLVVQ; translated from the coding sequence ATGAAGCGTTTTTGGATGACTGGGCGGTTTCAGCCTCACCAGCCGACCCTTCGGCAGTGGCCCCTCAAGTCTGTGCGAAGCTTGCCGATCAAAATTCCAAACCTGGGGGCGTTTCAGATCCCGGCCTGGAGAGCAGTCCAGGCATCACGGCGGCTTCAGATCCTTGGCGGTCTGGCTCTGGCTGGGCTGGTGATTACCCCGCTGTCGCTAGCTTCTGTCCATCGGAGGGGGGCTCCCTCGGCCCCTGCCATGGTGCAGTCCTCCCTGTGGGAGGCTACTGGGCTCGTGCGGCAGTCGGTGGTGGATCTCCACCGAATTCAGCGCCTTGCCATGCAGGCAGGCATGGCGACACCCAATCTGGATGCGCCTGACGCGGCCTCTACGGTCGAAGAAGACGCCGCTTTGGCCAGTGCGCCCTCGGCTCCAGCCGCACCCTCGGCCCCCCAGACCTCGACGGTGGTATCTGCGGCCTCATCCCGCACCGTGCCCCAGCCGCCCCCGGCCCCCAGCCCTGCCATCAACGTCGCCTTTGACCCGGCCAAAACCATTGATACCAACCTAGAAATGCGGGTAGCCGTGGCCAGAAACGTGTCCTCCCTTGAGGTAGCGACTTCCACCGATGGGTATTTGATGGATCTCAACGGCCAAGGGTTTTGCAACCTTCCCGCCCAGCGGAGCGTAGTGATTCGGCCCCAAGGCGGCGGATTGGGCTATGGCGGCTGTCAGCTCACAGGCACCATCTGGCTAGAACCGGGGGAGGGGGGCTATGTCTATGTGGGCAATGCCTGGTTTAAGGGGCGAGTGCTGCTCATGGCTAGCGGATCAACCCTGACCGCCGTAAACTTTGTGCTGATGCATGACTACCTCAGCAGCGTGGTAGGCAGCGAAATGTATGTGACGTGGCCCCTAGAAGCCCTCAAAGCCCAGGCCGTGGCCGCTCGATCCTACGCCCTGGTACACCACGTCCGCCACGCCAATCGCGCCTACGACCTAGACAACACCCAACGCTACCAAGCCTACCTAGGCATCGCCAAGGAAACCAACACCACCCAGGCCGCCGTAGCCGCCACCTCCGGCGAATTTATTAGCCACAACGGCGGCATCGTGGAATCCCTTTACGCTGCCTCCGATGCCATTGTGCAATCGGCCCACAGAGGCCGAGGGATGAGCCAACGGGGCGCGATGGAACTGGCCCGCCAGGGGTTCCGCTATACCGAAATCCTCAGCAATTACTACCCTAACACCAGCCTTTCTCGCCTGGTGGTGCAGTAG
- a CDS encoding pentapeptide repeat-containing protein, whose protein sequence is MKLALALGTALALPLVIALPSQAENPAQVQQLLTTNLCAGCDLSGADLTQAHLIGADLSGANLSGANLTEANLEGADLSGANLEGANLSQAFLTNALLNNAVLDDANLTEARIYFAEVAGSSWLNANLTGTEIVGTPISIGGD, encoded by the coding sequence ATGAAACTTGCCCTTGCCCTTGGCACAGCCCTTGCTCTGCCCTTGGTGATAGCCCTACCCAGCCAGGCCGAGAACCCCGCCCAGGTGCAGCAACTTCTAACCACTAACCTCTGTGCAGGTTGCGATCTTTCGGGGGCCGATCTCACCCAAGCCCACCTGATTGGAGCCGATTTATCGGGGGCCAACTTATCTGGGGCCAACCTGACGGAAGCCAACCTAGAAGGCGCGGATCTCTCTGGGGCCAACCTGGAAGGAGCCAACCTCAGCCAAGCTTTTTTGACCAACGCCCTCTTGAACAACGCTGTTTTAGATGACGCCAACCTCACCGAGGCCCGGATTTATTTCGCTGAAGTGGCGGGTTCCTCCTGGCTGAATGCCAACCTAACAGGCACCGAAATCGTCGGTACGCCCATTAGCATTGGCGGCGACTAA
- a CDS encoding N-acetylmuramoyl-L-alanine amidase, which yields MAQIFISAGHGGYEDGVADPGLVLASTTEAAEMIQVRDLVVAELRSRGLPVLAVPDDLSTAQGIAWINMRCQPQDVALEIHGGAYSDPGVRGSSVFYIAQNEVRRSHAEILLLALRRRVTQLPSRGAKPDTESPTGWLDFTRSLRCPSLLMELGHLTSPQDLAIIQNQRRDVALGLADGLASWSRSVAPVAAAATTTPSASTFPEIRISINGGIYPETGIIVNNNSYVPVDLADLLGVNLTNAPNITRLRYGNVVYIKAVDLRSYNVSVNWNGETRTLLLRSATGMGICPGSMDRLMGLGSSSEVQLIMFLKTVNEAAVTQYQDLAKLYREESAIEGINHDIAFCQMLVETNSLHFGSGLNPAHNNFGGLGSPTGGPEGSSFPTARIGVRAQIQHLKAYGSLEPLIQSQVDPRFQFVRRGVAPLVDQLTGRWNSDPDYGRKILAFMRRLYESAGML from the coding sequence ATGGCACAGATTTTTATTTCAGCGGGCCACGGCGGTTACGAAGATGGCGTAGCCGATCCGGGACTGGTGTTGGCCAGCACCACCGAGGCCGCAGAGATGATCCAGGTGCGGGACTTGGTGGTGGCGGAACTGCGGTCGCGAGGGCTACCTGTGCTGGCGGTGCCCGACGACCTGAGCACGGCCCAGGGCATTGCCTGGATCAACATGCGCTGCCAGCCCCAGGATGTGGCGCTGGAAATCCACGGCGGAGCCTACAGCGATCCCGGTGTGCGCGGATCTTCGGTGTTTTACATCGCCCAAAACGAGGTGCGTCGCTCCCATGCGGAGATTTTGCTGCTGGCTCTGCGGCGACGGGTGACGCAACTACCCAGCCGGGGGGCCAAACCCGACACGGAATCGCCCACGGGCTGGCTCGATTTCACCCGATCCCTGCGCTGTCCGTCCTTGCTGATGGAACTTGGCCACCTCACCAGCCCCCAGGATTTGGCCATTATCCAAAACCAGCGGCGGGATGTGGCCTTGGGCTTGGCCGACGGGCTGGCCTCCTGGAGTCGGTCGGTGGCCCCGGTGGCGGCGGCAGCAACGACAACCCCTAGCGCCTCCACCTTTCCCGAAATCCGCATTAGCATCAACGGCGGCATCTACCCCGAAACGGGCATCATCGTCAACAACAACTCCTACGTGCCCGTAGACCTGGCCGATCTGCTGGGGGTTAACCTCACCAACGCCCCCAACATCACCCGCCTGCGCTACGGCAATGTGGTCTATATCAAGGCCGTGGATCTGCGGAGCTACAACGTTTCGGTGAACTGGAACGGTGAAACCCGCACCCTGCTCCTGCGCTCGGCCACGGGCATGGGCATCTGCCCCGGATCGATGGATCGGCTGATGGGGCTGGGCAGTAGCTCTGAGGTGCAGTTAATCATGTTCCTCAAAACCGTCAACGAAGCCGCCGTCACCCAGTACCAAGACCTAGCCAAGCTCTACCGCGAAGAGTCCGCCATTGAGGGCATCAACCACGACATCGCCTTTTGCCAAATGCTGGTGGAAACTAACTCCCTCCACTTTGGTAGCGGACTGAACCCCGCCCACAATAACTTTGGCGGTTTGGGATCGCCCACGGGTGGCCCAGAGGGGTCTTCCTTTCCCACCGCTCGGATTGGCGTTCGCGCCCAAATTCAGCACCTCAAAGCCTACGGTAGCCTAGAGCCGCTGATTCAAAGCCAGGTGGATCCGCGTTTTCAGTTTGTGCGCCGGGGCGTGGCCCCCCTGGTGGATCAACTCACCGGACGCTGGAATAGCGACCCCGACTATGGCCGCAAAATCCTCGCCTTCATGCGCCGCCTCTACGAATCGGCAGGGATGCTCTAA
- a CDS encoding GNAT family N-acetyltransferase, whose protein sequence is MAFSDSSSTLQTAITIRPATPADVPTLVALIQSLAEYEKLSHEVTGRPEDLARHLFGERPYAEAVLAELEGSTAGMALYFYNFSTFLMQPGLYLEDVFVLPNYRRRGVGQALLKYLGQVALEKGCGRFEWSVLDWNTPAIEFYQRLGAEIKPEWQLCRLTGEALQRFGRG, encoded by the coding sequence ATGGCCTTTTCCGACTCCAGCTCGACCCTCCAGACCGCCATCACCATTCGTCCCGCCACTCCGGCGGATGTGCCCACCCTCGTCGCCCTCATCCAGTCGCTGGCGGAATACGAAAAGCTGTCCCATGAGGTGACGGGACGCCCGGAGGATTTGGCCCGTCACCTGTTTGGGGAGCGGCCCTACGCCGAGGCGGTGCTGGCGGAACTGGAGGGAAGCACGGCGGGGATGGCGCTGTATTTCTATAATTTTTCCACCTTCCTGATGCAGCCCGGTTTGTATTTGGAAGATGTGTTTGTGCTGCCGAATTATCGGCGGCGGGGGGTGGGGCAAGCCTTGCTCAAGTACCTGGGCCAGGTGGCCCTAGAGAAGGGCTGTGGGCGGTTTGAGTGGAGTGTGCTGGATTGGAACACCCCGGCCATTGAGTTCTATCAGCGCCTGGGGGCGGAGATCAAACCCGAGTGGCAACTGTGCCGCCTGACGGGGGAGGCGCTTCAGCGCTTTGGGCGGGGGTAG
- a CDS encoding DUF3370 domain-containing protein yields MPAPVIPADPTETVILSRDGTYAEVIRRQEVRPLPGGLDNVPVFNSNSPEVVQQEGILLSTFPPEGMATPAAHLNYAFNGRFDIFAHHIARGLDADDRRTLFIGVVVYNPGSEPVTVTLEQGVSYLSQEAPFLQLPDMRLSNNGNVFAGPGSRTATDMLRGASQAHWPRSITIPPGHVHLLMNTPIPLRQLTVPANGSHPQGAIIPKPQVQPVTVTAAADQILDANGQVLPPPPAVERPIPSNGRTAMMYLTSDGPVHLASLAKYADRTASGDEKVPTLSDWIRILKQGRLSGPRDLPPSDPNTFRSGRFYYGRVAGVAKGSVWRANLTDTPEAEVLTVPTPGSSISYVISSVDRNTFGTGQIQSAPMVARYPDTAFRAHGNYGVRYSLNLPLHNNTSTAQTVTIKFQTPMQDDALVAGLRFRRPPENRIFFRGTVRVRFRNQMGIEQTHYVHLVQRRGQEGEPLLRLTLPPDTRRDLAVDLIYPADATPPQVLTIFNGNSSPVFGANDPTPTPSPSLSQDF; encoded by the coding sequence ATGCCGGCACCCGTCATTCCGGCGGATCCAACGGAGACGGTAATTCTTTCCCGCGATGGTACCTACGCCGAGGTGATTCGGCGGCAAGAAGTACGACCTCTTCCAGGTGGCCTTGACAACGTTCCGGTCTTTAACAGCAACAGCCCTGAGGTGGTGCAGCAGGAGGGCATTTTGCTCTCCACCTTCCCCCCAGAGGGTATGGCTACTCCCGCCGCCCACCTCAACTACGCGTTCAACGGGCGGTTTGACATTTTTGCCCACCACATTGCCCGAGGGCTTGATGCCGATGATCGGCGCACCCTGTTTATTGGGGTAGTGGTCTACAATCCGGGCAGTGAGCCCGTCACCGTTACCCTTGAGCAAGGGGTGAGCTATCTCAGCCAGGAAGCCCCCTTCTTGCAGTTGCCAGATATGCGGCTGAGCAACAACGGCAATGTCTTTGCGGGGCCAGGTAGCCGAACCGCCACCGATATGCTGCGGGGAGCCAGTCAGGCCCATTGGCCGCGCTCGATCACCATTCCGCCGGGTCATGTTCACCTGCTGATGAATACCCCCATTCCCCTGCGTCAGCTCACGGTTCCCGCCAACGGCAGCCATCCCCAGGGGGCTATTATTCCTAAACCCCAGGTGCAGCCCGTTACGGTCACGGCGGCGGCGGATCAAATTTTGGACGCCAATGGCCAGGTGCTGCCACCCCCACCCGCTGTAGAGCGTCCCATTCCCAGCAATGGGCGCACTGCCATGATGTATCTCACCAGCGATGGCCCGGTGCATTTGGCAAGTTTAGCTAAGTATGCTGACCGCACCGCCTCTGGAGATGAAAAAGTCCCCACCCTCAGCGACTGGATTCGCATCCTCAAGCAGGGGCGGCTGTCGGGGCCACGGGATCTCCCCCCCTCCGACCCCAACACTTTCCGCAGTGGCCGCTTCTACTATGGCCGGGTAGCGGGTGTGGCCAAAGGATCGGTCTGGCGGGCCAACCTCACCGACACCCCTGAGGCCGAGGTGCTGACGGTGCCCACGCCCGGTAGCTCTATTTCCTATGTCATCAGCTCTGTAGACCGCAATACCTTTGGCACGGGGCAGATTCAGAGTGCGCCTATGGTTGCCCGGTACCCTGATACGGCCTTCCGAGCCCACGGCAACTACGGTGTACGCTACAGCCTTAACCTGCCGCTGCACAACAACACCAGCACGGCTCAAACCGTCACCATCAAGTTCCAAACGCCCATGCAGGATGACGCCCTGGTGGCGGGGCTGCGGTTCCGTCGTCCTCCCGAAAACCGGATTTTCTTCCGGGGAACGGTGCGCGTCCGGTTTAGAAACCAGATGGGCATTGAGCAAACCCACTATGTCCACTTGGTGCAGCGCCGGGGGCAGGAAGGAGAACCGCTGCTGCGCCTCACCCTACCTCCTGATACTCGCCGCGATCTGGCTGTGGACCTGATTTACCCCGCTGATGCAACGCCCCCCCAGGTGCTGACGATCTTTAACGGCAACAGCAGCCCGGTGTTTGGAGCGAACGACCCCACACCGACCCCTTCGCCTTCCCTCAGCCAAGACTTCTAG
- a CDS encoding metal-sensitive transcriptional regulator, translating into MHNLTSHSHPHSHEPLTASAGHSDSSRSVHPHVHDPESLRRIANRLSRIEGHVRGIKTMVQESRPCPDVLVQIAAVRGALDRVARIILDEHLTECISRAAEAGNIEDEIAELKAALDRFLP; encoded by the coding sequence TTGCACAACCTCACTTCCCATTCTCACCCCCATTCCCACGAGCCTCTGACGGCATCCGCAGGGCATAGCGACAGCTCCCGATCTGTCCATCCCCACGTCCACGATCCAGAATCCTTGCGCCGTATTGCCAACCGCCTGTCTCGCATTGAGGGACACGTTCGCGGTATCAAAACCATGGTGCAGGAAAGTCGTCCCTGCCCAGACGTCCTTGTGCAAATTGCGGCGGTGCGAGGGGCGCTGGATCGGGTAGCCCGAATTATTTTGGACGAGCACCTGACGGAATGTATCAGTCGGGCCGCCGAAGCGGGCAACATTGAGGACGAGATTGCCGAGCTTAAGGCCGCGCTAGATCGCTTTTTGCCCTAG
- a CDS encoding endo-1,4-beta-xylanase — MERRDFLRTATGGLLVSPMAHDLSRRLAQAQDGFLEILVYRPDGVPVSVDRLRQLYSLDLDDEPLPHPERHIEPGQVWLRSPPSAPFALALQLPVEGFGDVTLYADNQGRGFTPTDFPLVLNAAFARDRLHRVNKAIRQWQRQGYGVPQSIRDRLDKAQAFLHQANQEPDRPRQVALWNQSLNESLWAGEEAALSRARQRIARTAPRRSFKLGCNAFGHPYLGATYDHYFSALFDTATVPFYWQPFEPEPGQFNDATLEQQVTWLQAKGIRPKGHPLVWFHEAGIPDWVRPMTYDQVKAALRQRILAITRRYGDRIPAYDVINEAHHVPWSNDLNYSPEQLVELTRLACDTAREGHPTVQRIVNSCCLWARNVAMYGPPQRSPLQYLRACLAANLDFEVIGLQLYYPDQDMFEIDRMLDRFTALGKPIHITEMAVSSSTGVDENSQLGDARGLWHAPWSEAVQADWVESIYTLAYSKPEIEAATWWDFSDQGTFWPFGGLLRRNHQPKAAYYRLSALKTAWGLSA, encoded by the coding sequence ATGGAACGTCGCGATTTTCTTCGCACCGCTACCGGGGGATTGCTGGTGTCTCCCATGGCGCACGACCTTAGCCGCAGGCTTGCCCAAGCCCAGGATGGATTCCTAGAGATTTTGGTGTACCGACCGGATGGGGTACCCGTCTCGGTGGATCGACTGCGGCAGTTGTACAGCCTAGATTTGGACGACGAGCCCCTACCCCACCCGGAGCGGCACATTGAGCCGGGGCAGGTTTGGCTTCGTTCGCCCCCGTCGGCCCCCTTTGCCCTGGCGCTGCAACTGCCCGTCGAAGGGTTTGGGGATGTCACCCTCTACGCCGATAACCAGGGCCGAGGCTTTACCCCGACAGATTTTCCCCTGGTGCTGAATGCCGCCTTTGCCCGCGACCGTCTGCATCGGGTCAACAAAGCGATTCGCCAGTGGCAGCGGCAGGGCTACGGCGTTCCCCAATCGATTCGGGATCGTCTGGATAAAGCCCAGGCTTTTCTCCATCAGGCGAACCAGGAACCGGATCGCCCTCGCCAAGTGGCCCTGTGGAATCAGTCCCTCAATGAAAGCCTCTGGGCTGGGGAGGAAGCCGCCCTCAGCCGCGCCCGCCAGCGCATCGCCCGCACGGCTCCCCGGCGTTCGTTCAAACTGGGCTGTAATGCCTTTGGCCATCCTTACCTGGGCGCTACCTACGACCACTACTTCAGCGCCCTGTTTGACACCGCCACGGTGCCCTTCTACTGGCAACCCTTCGAGCCAGAGCCGGGGCAATTCAACGACGCCACCCTAGAGCAGCAAGTCACCTGGCTCCAGGCGAAGGGCATTCGGCCCAAGGGGCATCCCCTGGTGTGGTTCCACGAGGCTGGCATTCCCGACTGGGTGCGCCCCATGACCTACGACCAGGTTAAAGCAGCCCTACGCCAGCGGATTCTGGCCATCACCCGTCGCTATGGCGACCGCATTCCCGCCTACGACGTGATCAACGAAGCCCACCACGTTCCCTGGAGCAACGACCTCAACTACAGCCCGGAGCAGCTGGTTGAACTCACCCGCCTCGCCTGCGACACCGCCCGGGAAGGGCATCCCACCGTGCAGCGGATTGTGAATAGCTGCTGCCTGTGGGCGCGTAACGTAGCGATGTATGGCCCACCCCAGCGCAGTCCCCTGCAATACCTGCGGGCTTGTTTAGCGGCCAACCTTGACTTCGAGGTGATCGGCCTTCAGCTTTACTACCCCGACCAGGATATGTTCGAGATCGACCGGATGCTAGACCGCTTCACCGCCCTTGGCAAACCGATCCACATCACCGAAATGGCGGTTTCCTCCAGCACCGGGGTGGATGAAAACTCCCAGCTTGGCGACGCCCGTGGCCTGTGGCACGCCCCCTGGAGCGAAGCCGTCCAGGCCGACTGGGTGGAGTCCATCTACACCCTCGCCTACAGCAAGCCAGAGATTGAAGCCGCCACCTGGTGGGACTTTTCCGACCAGGGCACCTTCTGGCCCTTTGGCGGACTGCTGCGCCGCAACCACCAGCCCAAAGCCGCCTACTACCGCCTCAGCGCCCTCAAAACGGCCTGGGGATTGTCCGCCTAA
- the dps gene encoding DNA starvation/stationary phase protection protein Dps gives MIATPTRKADATRKADPARRFYPTRIDLPANVRAQVVAVLNQTLAATVDLKTQAKQAHWNVKGMSFLQLHELFDEIAGELEGYVDMVAERVTALGGTALGTARTAANASILPEYPFEAVDGPEHVAALAERLALYAKHVRKAIDTTDDLGDADTADLYTEISRTVDMRLWFLEAHLVKKSDLD, from the coding sequence ATGATTGCTACTCCCACCCGCAAAGCTGACGCTACGCGCAAAGCTGACCCTGCCCGTCGGTTCTACCCCACCCGCATTGATCTACCCGCAAACGTCCGTGCCCAGGTGGTGGCGGTACTTAACCAAACCCTAGCGGCCACGGTGGATCTCAAAACCCAGGCCAAGCAGGCCCACTGGAACGTCAAGGGGATGAGCTTCCTGCAACTGCATGAACTCTTTGACGAGATCGCCGGAGAGCTAGAAGGCTATGTGGACATGGTGGCGGAACGGGTGACGGCCCTAGGCGGCACTGCCCTCGGTACTGCTCGCACAGCGGCTAACGCGTCGATTTTGCCAGAATATCCCTTTGAAGCGGTGGATGGGCCTGAGCACGTAGCGGCTCTGGCCGAACGACTGGCGCTGTACGCCAAGCACGTTCGCAAAGCCATCGACACCACCGACGACCTCGGCGATGCCGACACCGCCGATCTATACACCGAGATCTCCCGCACCGTAGATATGCGGCTGTGGTTCCTGGAAGCCCATCTGGTCAAAAAATCAGACCTCGACTAG
- the ndhL gene encoding NAD(P)H-quinone oxidoreductase subunit L has protein sequence MLADFTLSTDLLITLALYGGLAGVYLVVLPLAILFYLKANWHRAGSVERTALYGLMFVFFPGMLLFSPFLNFRPQARNLS, from the coding sequence ATGCTTGCCGATTTCACCCTTTCCACGGATCTCCTGATCACCCTAGCGCTCTACGGTGGCCTAGCCGGAGTGTATTTAGTGGTGCTACCCCTGGCCATCTTGTTCTATTTGAAAGCCAACTGGCACCGGGCTGGGTCGGTAGAGCGGACGGCGCTCTACGGCCTGATGTTTGTTTTCTTCCCAGGGATGCTGCTGTTTAGCCCCTTTCTAAACTTTCGGCCCCAGGCCCGCAATCTGAGCTAG
- a CDS encoding DUF3007 family protein produces MRRIDVFGIGIGVFLAGGGLFLAFRVLGLDGISAGIWSQAVMVGGIVGWLLTYLFRVVSHNMTLNQQMEDYETAVLQKRLEELTPEELAALQAKLDDQ; encoded by the coding sequence ATGCGACGCATTGACGTATTTGGCATTGGTATCGGCGTCTTCCTGGCTGGAGGCGGGCTTTTCCTCGCCTTTCGGGTGCTGGGCCTAGACGGCATTTCGGCAGGCATTTGGAGCCAAGCCGTGATGGTGGGCGGCATTGTCGGCTGGCTGCTGACCTACCTGTTTCGGGTTGTCAGCCACAACATGACCCTCAACCAACAGATGGAAGACTACGAAACCGCCGTGCTGCAAAAGCGCCTAGAGGAGCTGACGCCGGAGGAACTTGCCGCCCTACAGGCCAAACTGGATGATCAGTAG
- the trpA gene encoding tryptophan synthase subunit alpha, producing the protein MARVAEHFQALKARGECALIPFITAGDPDLETTAAALKVLDDNGADLIELGVPYSDPLADGPVIQAAATRALAKGVTLDQVLDLVKTVSPSLTSPIILFTYYNPILNRGIETFMADIAAAGVAGLVVPDLPLEEVEGLLQAAAAAHIDVTLLVAPTSPLDRIQAIAAQAQGFVYLVSVTGVTGMRQELQGRVKELLDSLKQTTDKAIGVGFGVSGPDQATQLRQWGADGVIVGSAFVKRLDSGDSPAALQDIANFCRDLKTAIQG; encoded by the coding sequence ATGGCTCGCGTTGCAGAACATTTCCAGGCCCTCAAAGCGCGGGGCGAATGCGCCCTCATTCCCTTCATCACAGCGGGGGATCCTGACCTGGAAACTACAGCCGCCGCGCTGAAGGTTTTGGACGACAACGGAGCCGACCTGATTGAACTGGGGGTGCCCTACTCTGACCCGCTGGCCGATGGCCCGGTGATTCAGGCCGCTGCCACCCGCGCCCTGGCGAAGGGCGTCACCCTCGATCAGGTGCTGGATTTGGTGAAAACCGTTAGCCCCAGCCTGACTTCACCGATCATTCTATTCACCTACTACAACCCGATTTTGAATCGCGGCATCGAGACCTTCATGGCCGACATCGCTGCTGCCGGAGTCGCGGGTCTCGTGGTGCCCGACCTTCCCCTAGAGGAAGTAGAGGGGTTGCTACAAGCCGCCGCCGCCGCCCATATCGATGTGACATTGCTGGTGGCCCCCACCTCGCCCCTAGATCGCATTCAGGCCATTGCCGCCCAGGCCCAGGGGTTTGTCTACCTGGTGAGCGTCACCGGGGTGACGGGGATGCGTCAGGAGTTGCAAGGTCGGGTGAAGGAACTGCTCGACAGCCTAAAGCAAACCACCGACAAGGCCATCGGCGTCGGCTTTGGCGTCTCTGGCCCAGACCAAGCCACCCAACTACGCCAGTGGGGGGCCGATGGCGTGATTGTGGGCAGCGCCTTTGTCAAACGGCTCGATAGCGGGGATTCCCCAGCGGCCCTTCAAGACATTGCTAACTTTTGCCGGGATCTCAAAACCGCCATCCAGGGCTAG
- a CDS encoding response regulator transcription factor, translated as MKDPNAGDQKQLLLIDDDPNLILLVKDYLEFRGYDVKTAGNGREALELLEDSLPDMIICDVMMPEMDGHTFVKHVRDNPETEWIPILFLSAKGQSQDRVKGLNTGADVYMVKPFEPEELVAQVESSLKQASRLIKQQAKAGGGPAIQVPFDVELTPTELRVVQFVARGMANREIADELQVSQRTIESHVSNMLGKTGLHNRTELARWAIENNKA; from the coding sequence ATGAAGGATCCTAACGCAGGCGACCAAAAGCAACTCTTGCTAATTGACGACGACCCCAACCTCATTTTGCTCGTCAAAGATTATCTGGAGTTTCGGGGCTACGACGTCAAAACCGCTGGCAACGGTCGTGAAGCGTTGGAGCTGTTGGAAGACAGTTTGCCCGACATGATTATTTGCGATGTGATGATGCCCGAAATGGATGGGCACACCTTCGTTAAGCACGTCCGAGATAATCCAGAAACCGAGTGGATTCCCATCTTGTTCCTGTCCGCCAAGGGGCAAAGCCAGGATCGGGTGAAGGGGCTGAACACCGGGGCTGATGTCTACATGGTCAAGCCCTTCGAGCCAGAGGAACTGGTGGCCCAGGTGGAGTCCTCCCTGAAGCAGGCTTCTCGCCTGATCAAGCAACAGGCCAAGGCGGGCGGTGGCCCTGCCATTCAGGTGCCCTTTGATGTGGAACTCACCCCCACGGAGCTGCGGGTGGTGCAGTTTGTGGCGCGGGGCATGGCCAACCGCGAAATTGCCGACGAACTCCAGGTCAGCCAGCGCACCATCGAAAGCCACGTCAGCAATATGCTGGGCAAAACCGGGCTGCACAACCGTACCGAACTCGCCCGCTGGGCCATCGAAAACAACAAAGCCTAG